A portion of the Magnolia sinica isolate HGM2019 chromosome 17, MsV1, whole genome shotgun sequence genome contains these proteins:
- the LOC131231314 gene encoding uncharacterized protein LOC131231314 isoform X2, whose product MYPHVEKDHLVKLLKQLILSNAPPLHGMVGGNAPNAADVPTLLGSGSFSLLDSDKSKEDKKATQIPGCLRWPHMQADQVRGLSLREIGGGFTKHHRAPSIRAACYAIAKPSTMVQKMQIIKKLRGHQNAVYCAIFDRSGRYVITGSDDRLVKIWSMETAFCLSGCRGHEGDITDLAVSSNNALVASASNDCSIRVWRLPDGLPISVLRGHTAAVTAIAFSPRPSAVYQLLSSSDDGTCRIWDARYSQFSPRIYIPKPSDDAAGKSNDHPPSTSQQGHQILCCAYNANGTVFVTGSSDTYARVWNAVKCNPEDSEQPNHEMDVLSGHENDVNYVQFSGCAVASRSSTMDTSKEENFPKFKNSWFTHDNIVTCSRDGSAIIWIPRSRRSHGKVGRWTRAYHLKVPPPPMPPQPPRGGPRQRFQPTPRGVNMIVWSLDNRFVLAAIMDCRICVWNAVDGSLVHSLTGHSESTYVLDVHPFNPRIAMSAGYDGKTIVWDIWEGAPVRTYETGRFKLVDGKFSPDGTSIVLSDEVGQIYILASGQGESQKDAKYDQFFLGDYRPLIQDTHGNVLDQETQLVPHRRNIQDLLCDSSMIPYPEPYQSMYQQRRLGALGIEWRPPSVKFAVGPGEHFGLQDYPMLPIPDLDRWIEPLPEFLDAMDWEQENEVQSDGSDSEYNVPEEYSSEGEHISLSAGSSGDPECSAEDSEADHVNKDGLRRSRRRKHKAEVEVTTSSGRRVKRKNLDQRDGTLSKSNRRRKSKHGRLASKKKKSSKSKSLRPQRLAARNALNLFSQISGASTDGEEEEGSENDSSESESELPDSNIQSNESDRSTQNVRQKHQREKEESDECETAVIPPEPPVYETNTVNRRRLVLKLPVRDPKKLAPPENTKTESHGQGYVMGSLGKAPSDMTNLNQTYSSTQESGPSGDTVNAALPQNCGGINIRERGQAEIEDKPDLSVGYKDNKIRWGEVKARTSKRLRLGDILLTDAWPASNVSLDGQSPTEDEANGHLKSDDEYGIMAHSENQIHGDRPDRKAYRREEQFRPRTSEGFGDTKDKHIIPAYEHNSSLVDFSSNDPCNGNTSETTRLEDMGYGDQPGMSKYGGHDERSESADIVIDSRNAPVLSCKNNMDNIQGVEENTKPITRKLRIKSKGILKEPENLSTSKLNSVTTKEDRKFSGSDLVSRSPKQGEHDRIVGLPEEEEDGNGGSLPDHRAWDVGLGKSGTPFDQDSNRLHSYSNTSNAVCRRSKSYQARANSEADICGMEESTSNASNHNAVMEMDFPEAVTDGARRTRSMGTKATTREQNPAIGKFKVRTGHGIVETSRNVERFSLNGHEEWNSGSRVTVGLRSARNRRENYYDGDLSPPDRRKAYHAARKPSWLMLTEHEESYRYIPQKGDEVMYVRKGHQQYLEWSHSHEAGPWRLLKGNIQSVEFCKVVSLDYSTLPGSGESCCKLTLEFVDPCSSVFGKTFKLTLPELVDFSDFLVERTRYDAAVRRNWTHRDKCQVWWRNENEEGGSWWDGRVIAVKPKSPEFPDCPWERCVIQYRSDASEPHFHSPWELHDPDGRWEHPHIDEDIREKLLSSFAKLENVKNQEHFGIQKFKKVSQKSDFLNRFPVPLSLEVIKRRLENNYYRSLEAVQHDIMVMLSNLQSYFGKNAELSVKVRRLSDWMTRILSSLLGTETVL is encoded by the exons GTAtcctcatgttgaaaaagatcaCTTGGTAAAGCTTCTGAAGCAATTGATACTGAGTAATGCCCCTCCATTGCATGGCATGGTTGGAGGAAATGCTCCAAACGCAGCTGATGTTCCTACACTTCTTGGATCTGGTTCCTTTTCACTTTTGGACT CTGATAAAAGTAAAGAAGATAAGAAAGCCACTCAAATCCCTGGGTGCCTGCGTTGGCCTCACATGCAGGCTGATCAGGTCCGAGGTCTAAGTTTGAGGGAGATTGGAGGTGGTTTTACAAAACATCATCGGGCTCCTTCTATTCGAGCAGCATGTTATGCCATTGCTAAACCATCAACTATGGTACAAAAGATGCAGATAATTAAAAAATTAAGGGGGCACCAGAACGCTGTCTATTGTG CCATATTTGACCGCTCGGGGCGCTATGTGATTACTGGTTCGGATGACCGCCTTGTAAAGATTTGGTCAATGGAAACTGCATTCTGCTTGTCCGGTTGCCGTGGACATGAA GGTGACATTACTGACTTGGCTGTGAGTTCAAACAATGCTTTGGTGGCATCTGCTTCAAATGACTGCAGTATTCGAGTT TGGCGTTTGCCCGATGGTCTTCCAATTTCAGTCTTGCGGGGCCACACTGCGGCTGTTACTGCCATTGCATTTAGTCCACGGCCAAGTGCTGTTTACCAGCTACTATC ATCATCCGATGATGGAACATGTCGGATATGGGATGCTAGGTATTCCCAGTTCAGTCCCCGCATTTACATTCCAAAGCCTTCAGATGATGCAGCTG GAAAGAGCAATGATCACCCTCCGAGCACGTCACAGCAGGGGCATCAAATATTATGTTGTGCATACAATGCTAATGGAACTGTTTTTGTCACGGGTAGCTCAGACACTTATGCAAGG GTGTGGAATGCTGTTAAATGCAACCCAGAGGACTCCGAGCAACCAAATCATGAGATGGACGTATTATCTGGCCATGAAAATGATGTCAATTATGTTCAATTCAG TGGCTGTGCAGTGGCATCTAGATCCTCTACAATGGACACTTCGAAGGAGGAGAATtttccaaaatttaaaaattcatg GTTTACTCATGACAACATAGTCACCTGTTCTCGTGATGGCAGTGCAATTATTTGGATTCCCAGATCACGCAGATCTCAT GGAAAAGTTGGGCGTTGGACAAGAGCATATCATCTTAAAGTTCCACCTCCTCCAATGCCTCCTCAACCTCCTCGTGGAGGCCCACGCCAGAGATTTCAACCAACTCCTCGTGGTGTCAACATGATTGTGTGGAGCTTGGATAACCGCTTTGTGCTTGCTGCTATCATGG ATTGCAGAATATGTGTTTGGAATGCTGTCGATGGTAGCTTAGTCCATTCTTTGACTGGTCATAGTGAATCT ACATACGTTTTGGATGTTCATCCTTTCAACCCCCGGATAGCCATGAGTGCTGGGTATGATGGAAAAACCATAGTGTGGGAT ATATGGGAGGGCGCACCAGTTCGGACATATGAAACTGGACGCTTCAAGCTGGTTGATGGGAAGTTCTCTCC GGATGGGACATCTATTGTGCTTTCTGATGAAGTTGGCCAAATATACATATTAGCCTCAGGGCAAGGGGAGTCTCAAAAGGATGCCAAATATGACCAG TTTTTCCTTGGTGATTATCGTCCTCTCATTCAAGACACCCATGGTAACGTTTTAGATCag GAGACTCAGCTTGTCCCACATAGACGGAACATTCAAGATCTGCTTTGTGATTCAA GCATGATCCCTTATCCTGAACCTTACCAGAGCATGTACCAGCAACGGCGATTAGGTGCTTTGGGTATTGAGTGGCGTCCTCCTTCCGTAAAATTTGCTGTTGGCCCTGGGGAGCATTTCGGCCTCCAAGATTATCCAATGCTGCCAATTCCGGACTTGGATAGATGGATTGAGCCATTACCAGAGTTTCTAGATGCTATGGATTGGGAACAAGAAAATGAAGTTCAAAGTGACGGGTCAGATTCAGAGTATAATGTTCCTGAGGAGTATTCTAGTGAAGGGGAGCACATAAGTTTGAGCGCTGGTTCTTCTGGTGATCCAGAGTGCAGTGCGGAAGACAGTGAGGCCGACCACGTTAATAAGGATGGTCTTCGCAGATCTAGAAGAAGAAAACACAAGGCAGAA GTTGAGGTCACAACTTCTTCTGGGAGGCGTGTTAAGAGGAAAAACTTGGATCAGCGAGATGGTACTCTATCCAAGAGTAACAGAAGAAGGAAATCAAAACATGGCCGGTTGGCTTCAAAGAAGAAAAAGTCTTCTAAATCAAAGTCGTTGCGCCCTCAGAGACTTGCTGCACGTAATGCCCTTAATTTGTTTTCTCAAATTTCTGGGGCATCCACAGATGGGGAAGAGGAAGAGGGCTCAGAGAATGACTCATCCGAGAGTGAATCAGAGCTACCCGATTCAAACATTCAGAGCAATGAATCTGATAGATCAACACAGAATGTGCGCCAAAAACAccaaagggagaaagaagagtcAGATGAGTGTGAAACTGCAGTCATACCTCCTGAACCGCCTGTTTACGAAACTAATACTGTAAACAGGAGGAGATTGGTCCTGAAGTTGCCAGTTCGTGATCCGAAGAAACTCGCACCTCCGGAAAACACAAAAACTGAATCCCATGGGCAGGGTTATGTAATGGGTTCATTAGGTAAAGCTCCTTCAGATATgacaaacctaaaccaaacctattcAAGCACCCAAGAATCGGGGCCTTCTGGTGATACAGTCAATGCTGCTCTCCCTCAAAACTGTGGTGGAATTAATATCAGAGAGAGAGGGCAAGCTGAAATTGAAGATAAGCCAGATTTATCTGTAGGGTACAAGGATAACAAAATCAGATGGGGGGAAGTAAAAGCTCGAACATCAAAGCGTTTGCGATTGGGTGACATTCTGTTGACAGATGCATGGCCTGCCTCGAACGTCTCCCTGGACGGGCAAAGCCCAACCGAAGATGAAGCAAATGGACATCTCAAATCAGATGATGAGTATGGAATCATGGCACATTCAGAAAATCAAATTCATGGAGATCGACCAGACAGAAAAGCCTACAGGAGGGAGGAGCAGTTTAGACCTAGAACTTCTGAAGGGTTTGGTGATACAAAAGAtaagcatatcattcctgcatatGAACACAACTCTTCACTAGTTGACTTCTCAAGTAATGACCCATGTAATGGAAACACATCTGAAACAACGCGGCTTGAGGACATGGGATATGGAGATCAGCCTGGTATGAGCAAATATGGGGGTCATGATGAGCGCTCAGAAAGTGCTGACATAGTAATTGATAGTAGAAATGCACCTGTTCTTAGTTGTAAGAAtaatatggacaatattcaaGGAGTGGAAGAGAACACCAAACCCATCACTAGAAAGTTACGGATTAAATCAAAAGGAATCTTGAAGGAACCTGAAAATCTATCCACTTCAAAGCTAAACTCTGTTACAACAAAAGAAGATAGGAAATTTTCTGGATCTGATTTGGTGTCCAGAAGTCCCAAACAGGGGGAACATGATCGAATTGTAGGATTGcctgaggaggaggaggatggtaATGGTGGATCACTCCCAGACCATCGAGCCTGGGATGTTGGGCTAGGAAAATCAGGGACTCCGTTTGATCAGGATTCAAATAGGTTGCATTCATATTCAAACACGTCCAATGCTGTTTGTAGAAGGTCGAAATCATACCAGGCTAGAGCGAATTCAGAAGCTGACATCTGTGGTATGGAAGAAAGTACCTCAAATGCCAGCAATCACAATGCTGTCATGGAAATGGACTTTCCTGAGGCTGTGACTGATGGAGCCCGTAGAACAAGATCCATGGGCACAAAGGCAACAACCCGGGAGCAAAATCCTGCGATAGGTAAATTCAAAGTGAGGACAGGTCATGGCATTGTGGAGACATCAAGAAATGTTGAAAGATTTTCCTTAAATGGGCACGAGGAATGGAATTCAGGTTCAAGAGTGACTGTTGGGTTAAGGTCTGCTAGAAACAGGAGAGAGAATTATTATGATGGTGACCTAAGCCCTCCAGATAGAAGAAAGGCATACCATGCAGCAAGAAAGCCATCATGGTTGATGTTAACAGAACATGAGGAGAGCTACCGATATATTCCCCAAAAAGGCGACGAGGTTATGTATGTAAGAAAG GGCCATCAACAGTATTTAGAGTGGAGCCATTCCCATGAAGCAGGGCCTTGGAGATTACTCAAGGGAAACATACAATCTGTAGAATTTTGCAAGGTAGTGAGCCTTGATTATTCAACGCTTCCCGGTTCTGGAGAAAGCTGCTGTAAACTCACCCTTGAATTTGTAGATCCTTGTTCTAGTGTATTTGGTAAAACCTTCAAATTGACTTTGCCGGAGCTAGTTGATTTTTCGGACTTCCTCGTTGAAAGGACGCGTTATGATGCTGCCGTTAGGAGAAACTGGACACATAGGGACAAATGTCAGGTGTGGTGGAGAAATGAGAATGAGGAAGGCGGGAGTTGGTGGGATGGTCGGGTAATAGCAGTGAAGCCTAAATCTCCTGAATTTCCAGACTGTCCGTGGGAAAGATGTGTTATTCAGTACAGAAGTGATGCCTCAGAACCACATTTTCACAGTCCTTGGGAACTTCACGACCCGGATGGTCGATGGGAGCACCCCCACATTGACGAGGACATCAGAGAGAAGCTGCTTTCTTCTTTTGCCAAGCTAGAGAACGTTAAAAATCAG GAGCATTTTGggattcaaaagtttaaaaaggtATCGCAGAAATCTGATTTTCTAAACAG GTTTCCAGTTCCACTCTCTCTTGAAGTGATCAAGAGGAGATTAGAGAACAATTACTACCGTAGTTTGGAGGCCGTCCAGCACGACATCATGGTCATGCTGTCAAACCTCCAATCCTACTTTGGGAAGAATGCGGAGCTTTCAGTGAAGGTGAGGCGATTGTCGGATTGGATGACGCGTATATTATCGTCATTGTTGGGAACCGAGACAGTTTTGTAG
- the LOC131231314 gene encoding uncharacterized protein LOC131231314 isoform X1, whose translation MISHMVLRKCKPPAGTDAPSISMPPLNFPKKAHEKVQLEEQELTASPMEADVDIDLREVYFLIMHFLSAGPCRRTIGHFWNELLEHQLLPRRYHAWYSRSGLCSGDEDDNGLSFPLSYNNLMERYPHVEKDHLVKLLKQLILSNAPPLHGMVGGNAPNAADVPTLLGSGSFSLLDSDKSKEDKKATQIPGCLRWPHMQADQVRGLSLREIGGGFTKHHRAPSIRAACYAIAKPSTMVQKMQIIKKLRGHQNAVYCAIFDRSGRYVITGSDDRLVKIWSMETAFCLSGCRGHEGDITDLAVSSNNALVASASNDCSIRVWRLPDGLPISVLRGHTAAVTAIAFSPRPSAVYQLLSSSDDGTCRIWDARYSQFSPRIYIPKPSDDAAGKSNDHPPSTSQQGHQILCCAYNANGTVFVTGSSDTYARVWNAVKCNPEDSEQPNHEMDVLSGHENDVNYVQFSGCAVASRSSTMDTSKEENFPKFKNSWFTHDNIVTCSRDGSAIIWIPRSRRSHGKVGRWTRAYHLKVPPPPMPPQPPRGGPRQRFQPTPRGVNMIVWSLDNRFVLAAIMDCRICVWNAVDGSLVHSLTGHSESTYVLDVHPFNPRIAMSAGYDGKTIVWDIWEGAPVRTYETGRFKLVDGKFSPDGTSIVLSDEVGQIYILASGQGESQKDAKYDQFFLGDYRPLIQDTHGNVLDQETQLVPHRRNIQDLLCDSSMIPYPEPYQSMYQQRRLGALGIEWRPPSVKFAVGPGEHFGLQDYPMLPIPDLDRWIEPLPEFLDAMDWEQENEVQSDGSDSEYNVPEEYSSEGEHISLSAGSSGDPECSAEDSEADHVNKDGLRRSRRRKHKAEVEVTTSSGRRVKRKNLDQRDGTLSKSNRRRKSKHGRLASKKKKSSKSKSLRPQRLAARNALNLFSQISGASTDGEEEEGSENDSSESESELPDSNIQSNESDRSTQNVRQKHQREKEESDECETAVIPPEPPVYETNTVNRRRLVLKLPVRDPKKLAPPENTKTESHGQGYVMGSLGKAPSDMTNLNQTYSSTQESGPSGDTVNAALPQNCGGINIRERGQAEIEDKPDLSVGYKDNKIRWGEVKARTSKRLRLGDILLTDAWPASNVSLDGQSPTEDEANGHLKSDDEYGIMAHSENQIHGDRPDRKAYRREEQFRPRTSEGFGDTKDKHIIPAYEHNSSLVDFSSNDPCNGNTSETTRLEDMGYGDQPGMSKYGGHDERSESADIVIDSRNAPVLSCKNNMDNIQGVEENTKPITRKLRIKSKGILKEPENLSTSKLNSVTTKEDRKFSGSDLVSRSPKQGEHDRIVGLPEEEEDGNGGSLPDHRAWDVGLGKSGTPFDQDSNRLHSYSNTSNAVCRRSKSYQARANSEADICGMEESTSNASNHNAVMEMDFPEAVTDGARRTRSMGTKATTREQNPAIGKFKVRTGHGIVETSRNVERFSLNGHEEWNSGSRVTVGLRSARNRRENYYDGDLSPPDRRKAYHAARKPSWLMLTEHEESYRYIPQKGDEVMYVRKGHQQYLEWSHSHEAGPWRLLKGNIQSVEFCKVVSLDYSTLPGSGESCCKLTLEFVDPCSSVFGKTFKLTLPELVDFSDFLVERTRYDAAVRRNWTHRDKCQVWWRNENEEGGSWWDGRVIAVKPKSPEFPDCPWERCVIQYRSDASEPHFHSPWELHDPDGRWEHPHIDEDIREKLLSSFAKLENVKNQEHFGIQKFKKVSQKSDFLNRFPVPLSLEVIKRRLENNYYRSLEAVQHDIMVMLSNLQSYFGKNAELSVKVRRLSDWMTRILSSLLGTETVL comes from the exons ATGATATCACATATGGTCCTTAGGAAGTGCAAACCTCCTGCTGGCACTGATGCACCTTCTATTAGCATGCCACCTTTGAATTTTCCAAAAAAGGCACATGAGAAGGTTCAACTTGAGGAGCAAGAGTTAACAGCGAGTCCTATGGAAGCCGATGTAGATATTGACCTCAGGGAGGTTTATTTTTTGATCATGCATTTCCTATCAGCTGGGCCATGTCGCAGGACTattgggcatttttggaatgagcTCTTGGAGCATCAGCTTCTGCCCAGAAGATATCATGCATGGTACTCAAGGAGTGGGCTATGCAGTGGTGATGAAGATGATAATGGTCTTTCTTTCCCCTTGAGCTACAATAATTTGATGGAGAG GTAtcctcatgttgaaaaagatcaCTTGGTAAAGCTTCTGAAGCAATTGATACTGAGTAATGCCCCTCCATTGCATGGCATGGTTGGAGGAAATGCTCCAAACGCAGCTGATGTTCCTACACTTCTTGGATCTGGTTCCTTTTCACTTTTGGACT CTGATAAAAGTAAAGAAGATAAGAAAGCCACTCAAATCCCTGGGTGCCTGCGTTGGCCTCACATGCAGGCTGATCAGGTCCGAGGTCTAAGTTTGAGGGAGATTGGAGGTGGTTTTACAAAACATCATCGGGCTCCTTCTATTCGAGCAGCATGTTATGCCATTGCTAAACCATCAACTATGGTACAAAAGATGCAGATAATTAAAAAATTAAGGGGGCACCAGAACGCTGTCTATTGTG CCATATTTGACCGCTCGGGGCGCTATGTGATTACTGGTTCGGATGACCGCCTTGTAAAGATTTGGTCAATGGAAACTGCATTCTGCTTGTCCGGTTGCCGTGGACATGAA GGTGACATTACTGACTTGGCTGTGAGTTCAAACAATGCTTTGGTGGCATCTGCTTCAAATGACTGCAGTATTCGAGTT TGGCGTTTGCCCGATGGTCTTCCAATTTCAGTCTTGCGGGGCCACACTGCGGCTGTTACTGCCATTGCATTTAGTCCACGGCCAAGTGCTGTTTACCAGCTACTATC ATCATCCGATGATGGAACATGTCGGATATGGGATGCTAGGTATTCCCAGTTCAGTCCCCGCATTTACATTCCAAAGCCTTCAGATGATGCAGCTG GAAAGAGCAATGATCACCCTCCGAGCACGTCACAGCAGGGGCATCAAATATTATGTTGTGCATACAATGCTAATGGAACTGTTTTTGTCACGGGTAGCTCAGACACTTATGCAAGG GTGTGGAATGCTGTTAAATGCAACCCAGAGGACTCCGAGCAACCAAATCATGAGATGGACGTATTATCTGGCCATGAAAATGATGTCAATTATGTTCAATTCAG TGGCTGTGCAGTGGCATCTAGATCCTCTACAATGGACACTTCGAAGGAGGAGAATtttccaaaatttaaaaattcatg GTTTACTCATGACAACATAGTCACCTGTTCTCGTGATGGCAGTGCAATTATTTGGATTCCCAGATCACGCAGATCTCAT GGAAAAGTTGGGCGTTGGACAAGAGCATATCATCTTAAAGTTCCACCTCCTCCAATGCCTCCTCAACCTCCTCGTGGAGGCCCACGCCAGAGATTTCAACCAACTCCTCGTGGTGTCAACATGATTGTGTGGAGCTTGGATAACCGCTTTGTGCTTGCTGCTATCATGG ATTGCAGAATATGTGTTTGGAATGCTGTCGATGGTAGCTTAGTCCATTCTTTGACTGGTCATAGTGAATCT ACATACGTTTTGGATGTTCATCCTTTCAACCCCCGGATAGCCATGAGTGCTGGGTATGATGGAAAAACCATAGTGTGGGAT ATATGGGAGGGCGCACCAGTTCGGACATATGAAACTGGACGCTTCAAGCTGGTTGATGGGAAGTTCTCTCC GGATGGGACATCTATTGTGCTTTCTGATGAAGTTGGCCAAATATACATATTAGCCTCAGGGCAAGGGGAGTCTCAAAAGGATGCCAAATATGACCAG TTTTTCCTTGGTGATTATCGTCCTCTCATTCAAGACACCCATGGTAACGTTTTAGATCag GAGACTCAGCTTGTCCCACATAGACGGAACATTCAAGATCTGCTTTGTGATTCAA GCATGATCCCTTATCCTGAACCTTACCAGAGCATGTACCAGCAACGGCGATTAGGTGCTTTGGGTATTGAGTGGCGTCCTCCTTCCGTAAAATTTGCTGTTGGCCCTGGGGAGCATTTCGGCCTCCAAGATTATCCAATGCTGCCAATTCCGGACTTGGATAGATGGATTGAGCCATTACCAGAGTTTCTAGATGCTATGGATTGGGAACAAGAAAATGAAGTTCAAAGTGACGGGTCAGATTCAGAGTATAATGTTCCTGAGGAGTATTCTAGTGAAGGGGAGCACATAAGTTTGAGCGCTGGTTCTTCTGGTGATCCAGAGTGCAGTGCGGAAGACAGTGAGGCCGACCACGTTAATAAGGATGGTCTTCGCAGATCTAGAAGAAGAAAACACAAGGCAGAA GTTGAGGTCACAACTTCTTCTGGGAGGCGTGTTAAGAGGAAAAACTTGGATCAGCGAGATGGTACTCTATCCAAGAGTAACAGAAGAAGGAAATCAAAACATGGCCGGTTGGCTTCAAAGAAGAAAAAGTCTTCTAAATCAAAGTCGTTGCGCCCTCAGAGACTTGCTGCACGTAATGCCCTTAATTTGTTTTCTCAAATTTCTGGGGCATCCACAGATGGGGAAGAGGAAGAGGGCTCAGAGAATGACTCATCCGAGAGTGAATCAGAGCTACCCGATTCAAACATTCAGAGCAATGAATCTGATAGATCAACACAGAATGTGCGCCAAAAACAccaaagggagaaagaagagtcAGATGAGTGTGAAACTGCAGTCATACCTCCTGAACCGCCTGTTTACGAAACTAATACTGTAAACAGGAGGAGATTGGTCCTGAAGTTGCCAGTTCGTGATCCGAAGAAACTCGCACCTCCGGAAAACACAAAAACTGAATCCCATGGGCAGGGTTATGTAATGGGTTCATTAGGTAAAGCTCCTTCAGATATgacaaacctaaaccaaacctattcAAGCACCCAAGAATCGGGGCCTTCTGGTGATACAGTCAATGCTGCTCTCCCTCAAAACTGTGGTGGAATTAATATCAGAGAGAGAGGGCAAGCTGAAATTGAAGATAAGCCAGATTTATCTGTAGGGTACAAGGATAACAAAATCAGATGGGGGGAAGTAAAAGCTCGAACATCAAAGCGTTTGCGATTGGGTGACATTCTGTTGACAGATGCATGGCCTGCCTCGAACGTCTCCCTGGACGGGCAAAGCCCAACCGAAGATGAAGCAAATGGACATCTCAAATCAGATGATGAGTATGGAATCATGGCACATTCAGAAAATCAAATTCATGGAGATCGACCAGACAGAAAAGCCTACAGGAGGGAGGAGCAGTTTAGACCTAGAACTTCTGAAGGGTTTGGTGATACAAAAGAtaagcatatcattcctgcatatGAACACAACTCTTCACTAGTTGACTTCTCAAGTAATGACCCATGTAATGGAAACACATCTGAAACAACGCGGCTTGAGGACATGGGATATGGAGATCAGCCTGGTATGAGCAAATATGGGGGTCATGATGAGCGCTCAGAAAGTGCTGACATAGTAATTGATAGTAGAAATGCACCTGTTCTTAGTTGTAAGAAtaatatggacaatattcaaGGAGTGGAAGAGAACACCAAACCCATCACTAGAAAGTTACGGATTAAATCAAAAGGAATCTTGAAGGAACCTGAAAATCTATCCACTTCAAAGCTAAACTCTGTTACAACAAAAGAAGATAGGAAATTTTCTGGATCTGATTTGGTGTCCAGAAGTCCCAAACAGGGGGAACATGATCGAATTGTAGGATTGcctgaggaggaggaggatggtaATGGTGGATCACTCCCAGACCATCGAGCCTGGGATGTTGGGCTAGGAAAATCAGGGACTCCGTTTGATCAGGATTCAAATAGGTTGCATTCATATTCAAACACGTCCAATGCTGTTTGTAGAAGGTCGAAATCATACCAGGCTAGAGCGAATTCAGAAGCTGACATCTGTGGTATGGAAGAAAGTACCTCAAATGCCAGCAATCACAATGCTGTCATGGAAATGGACTTTCCTGAGGCTGTGACTGATGGAGCCCGTAGAACAAGATCCATGGGCACAAAGGCAACAACCCGGGAGCAAAATCCTGCGATAGGTAAATTCAAAGTGAGGACAGGTCATGGCATTGTGGAGACATCAAGAAATGTTGAAAGATTTTCCTTAAATGGGCACGAGGAATGGAATTCAGGTTCAAGAGTGACTGTTGGGTTAAGGTCTGCTAGAAACAGGAGAGAGAATTATTATGATGGTGACCTAAGCCCTCCAGATAGAAGAAAGGCATACCATGCAGCAAGAAAGCCATCATGGTTGATGTTAACAGAACATGAGGAGAGCTACCGATATATTCCCCAAAAAGGCGACGAGGTTATGTATGTAAGAAAG GGCCATCAACAGTATTTAGAGTGGAGCCATTCCCATGAAGCAGGGCCTTGGAGATTACTCAAGGGAAACATACAATCTGTAGAATTTTGCAAGGTAGTGAGCCTTGATTATTCAACGCTTCCCGGTTCTGGAGAAAGCTGCTGTAAACTCACCCTTGAATTTGTAGATCCTTGTTCTAGTGTATTTGGTAAAACCTTCAAATTGACTTTGCCGGAGCTAGTTGATTTTTCGGACTTCCTCGTTGAAAGGACGCGTTATGATGCTGCCGTTAGGAGAAACTGGACACATAGGGACAAATGTCAGGTGTGGTGGAGAAATGAGAATGAGGAAGGCGGGAGTTGGTGGGATGGTCGGGTAATAGCAGTGAAGCCTAAATCTCCTGAATTTCCAGACTGTCCGTGGGAAAGATGTGTTATTCAGTACAGAAGTGATGCCTCAGAACCACATTTTCACAGTCCTTGGGAACTTCACGACCCGGATGGTCGATGGGAGCACCCCCACATTGACGAGGACATCAGAGAGAAGCTGCTTTCTTCTTTTGCCAAGCTAGAGAACGTTAAAAATCAG GAGCATTTTGggattcaaaagtttaaaaaggtATCGCAGAAATCTGATTTTCTAAACAG GTTTCCAGTTCCACTCTCTCTTGAAGTGATCAAGAGGAGATTAGAGAACAATTACTACCGTAGTTTGGAGGCCGTCCAGCACGACATCATGGTCATGCTGTCAAACCTCCAATCCTACTTTGGGAAGAATGCGGAGCTTTCAGTGAAGGTGAGGCGATTGTCGGATTGGATGACGCGTATATTATCGTCATTGTTGGGAACCGAGACAGTTTTGTAG